In the genome of Pseudoglutamicibacter cumminsii, one region contains:
- the yidC gene encoding membrane protein insertase YidC has product MNFFNWLLTPFRWVMSFLMDMFHSLFSFLGLDPDSGWTWTLAIVLVTVIVRAALIPVFARQIRAQRAMQVVQPELRKLQQKYKGKRDQLSQQAMLAEQRALFKKHNTSMFASCMPLLIQMPFFFALFQVLNGSARAANDNDNIAALSAEKVRSFHDAKIFGARLSDTFVGTLGSDSPNVSVIIVAIVLILAMVGLMFYTQRQLMTKNMTPEAQQGQFARQQRMMLYFLPIVFGIGGINFPLGLLVYWTATNLWVLGQQMWVIKRNPTPGSLAEKELNIRRAARGLPPIGEKGKPAQEENTKTNQTHVRGQRVQPQRKNRKKRK; this is encoded by the coding sequence ATGAATTTCTTTAACTGGCTACTGACCCCGTTCCGCTGGGTCATGTCCTTCCTCATGGACATGTTCCACAGCCTGTTTAGCTTCCTCGGGCTCGACCCAGACTCCGGTTGGACCTGGACGCTCGCGATCGTTCTGGTGACAGTCATCGTTCGTGCGGCCCTGATCCCAGTGTTCGCGCGCCAGATCCGTGCCCAGCGCGCAATGCAGGTAGTGCAGCCAGAGCTACGCAAGCTCCAACAGAAGTACAAGGGCAAGCGAGATCAGCTCTCGCAGCAGGCGATGCTTGCCGAACAGCGTGCACTGTTCAAGAAGCACAACACATCGATGTTCGCATCGTGTATGCCGCTTCTGATCCAGATGCCGTTCTTCTTCGCGCTGTTCCAGGTGCTGAACGGTTCCGCACGCGCCGCTAACGATAACGACAACATCGCAGCACTGTCCGCTGAGAAGGTCCGCTCCTTCCACGACGCGAAGATCTTTGGCGCTCGCCTCTCCGACACGTTCGTGGGGACACTCGGTAGCGATTCCCCGAACGTCTCTGTCATCATCGTCGCGATCGTTCTGATCCTCGCGATGGTTGGCCTCATGTTCTACACGCAGCGTCAGCTGATGACTAAGAACATGACCCCGGAAGCACAGCAGGGCCAGTTCGCACGCCAGCAGCGCATGATGCTGTACTTCCTGCCGATCGTCTTCGGTATCGGTGGTATTAACTTCCCATTGGGTCTGCTGGTTTACTGGACTGCAACGAACCTGTGGGTTCTCGGCCAGCAGATGTGGGTTATCAAGCGCAACCCAACCCCTGGCTCGCTTGCGGAAAAGGAACTCAACATCCGTCGTGCAGCACGTGGCCTTCCGCCGATTGGTGAGAAGGGTAAGCCTGCTCAGGAAGAGAACACTAAGACTAACCAGACGCACGTGCGTGGCCAGCGCGTCCAGCCGCAGCGTAAGAACCGGAAGAAGCGTAAGTGA
- the recF gene encoding DNA replication/repair protein RecF (All proteins in this family for which functions are known are DNA-binding proteins that assist the filamentation of RecA onto DNA for the initiation of recombination or recombinational repair.): protein MFLNHLSLHDFRTYQHLDLPLGPGTTVLVGPNGVGKTNIVEAIGYLATQDSHRVSQDAPLVRFGAERALIAGQVNRGDRLTRIEVEINPRRRNRARINRADFARAREALGVFRSILFAPEDLELVKGEPEMRRRFLDDLVVQLRPDQAAARNDFERVLRQRNALLKSARASGSFTEAHEATLDVWDMHFAQAAAPLLRNRIHVAKLLAPHVAEAYSELTNGAKAATLRYFATVVDEAEQLGSVDGPVAAETLLTPDMVHLADVVSRALEAARPRDIERGTTTVGPHRDDVMFGLGQAPAKGFASHGETWSLALALRLAAFRVLIEDDPSDAARPVLILDDVFAELDEFRRQRLVAALADAEQVLVTAAVGSEIPEVLDATVVRVSPGEVTLDDAGDS, encoded by the coding sequence GTGTTTCTGAACCATCTTTCGCTGCACGATTTCCGCACGTATCAGCACCTTGATCTGCCGTTAGGTCCTGGAACGACTGTGCTGGTCGGCCCGAATGGTGTGGGCAAAACCAACATCGTTGAGGCGATCGGTTATTTGGCCACGCAGGATTCTCACCGTGTGAGCCAGGATGCGCCGTTGGTGCGTTTCGGGGCGGAGCGTGCGTTGATCGCGGGGCAAGTGAACCGTGGTGACCGGTTGACGCGTATTGAGGTTGAGATTAATCCTCGCCGCAGGAACCGGGCACGCATCAATCGCGCCGATTTTGCCCGGGCACGTGAGGCGTTGGGTGTTTTCCGTTCGATCTTGTTCGCGCCGGAAGACCTCGAGTTGGTCAAGGGTGAGCCTGAGATGCGGCGGAGGTTCCTGGATGATCTTGTGGTTCAGCTTCGCCCGGATCAGGCCGCGGCTCGCAATGATTTTGAGCGGGTACTGCGTCAACGTAACGCGCTTTTGAAGTCGGCTCGCGCATCGGGCAGTTTTACTGAGGCGCATGAGGCGACGCTCGATGTGTGGGACATGCATTTTGCGCAGGCCGCGGCTCCGCTTTTGCGCAACAGGATTCACGTTGCAAAGTTGTTGGCTCCACATGTTGCGGAAGCCTATTCGGAACTCACGAACGGAGCTAAGGCGGCCACGTTGCGTTATTTCGCCACGGTGGTTGATGAGGCTGAACAACTGGGTTCCGTTGACGGTCCGGTTGCGGCAGAGACGTTGTTGACTCCTGACATGGTGCATCTGGCTGACGTGGTGAGCCGCGCGCTAGAGGCCGCCCGCCCACGAGATATTGAACGCGGCACCACAACTGTTGGCCCGCATCGTGATGACGTGATGTTCGGTTTGGGGCAGGCTCCCGCGAAGGGTTTTGCTTCGCATGGTGAGACGTGGTCGTTGGCATTGGCGTTGCGGCTCGCGGCGTTCAGGGTTTTGATCGAGGACGATCCGTCTGATGCCGCGCGTCCAGTGTTGATTTTGGATGATGTTTTCGCTGAGTTGGATGAGTTCCGACGGCAGCGTTTGGTAGCTGCGTTGGCGGATGCCGAGCAGGTTTTGGTGACTGCGGCTGTAGGCAGTGAGATTCCTGAAGTTTTGGATGCGACGGTGGTGCGGGTTTCCCCGGGGGAGGTGACGTTGGATGACGCGGGAGATTCGTGA
- the rsmG gene encoding 16S rRNA (guanine(527)-N(7))-methyltransferase RsmG, producing the protein MMSHSSPKQHRDADDEPRRPGTGPEGPRVDSSEIAVAPEDAPRPSADELPAVEHYFGERSELAQRYVGHLASSGIERGLIGPREIPILWSRHVLNCAALADVMPEGALVADVGSGAGLPGLVLALARPDLTLVLIEPLQRRCLWLDEVVEDLGLSDRVDVVQARAEQMAETLDVDVVTARAVTAMRQLVPLTLPLMRGGGELIALKGRSAAAEVEKAAKVIRKYKGRDVRIETVGEEWLAEPSTVVRVTVDPR; encoded by the coding sequence ATGATGTCGCACAGCTCGCCGAAGCAGCATCGTGATGCTGATGATGAGCCGCGCCGCCCAGGTACTGGACCTGAAGGCCCGCGTGTTGATTCGTCTGAGATCGCGGTAGCCCCTGAGGATGCTCCGCGTCCAAGCGCGGATGAGCTCCCGGCGGTCGAGCATTATTTTGGTGAGCGGTCTGAGCTGGCTCAACGCTATGTTGGGCATTTGGCCTCATCCGGTATTGAACGTGGGCTTATTGGTCCGCGCGAGATCCCTATTTTGTGGTCGCGACATGTTCTGAACTGTGCGGCATTGGCAGATGTGATGCCTGAAGGCGCCCTGGTTGCTGACGTCGGCTCTGGCGCCGGCTTGCCTGGTCTGGTTTTGGCTTTGGCGCGCCCTGACTTGACGCTTGTTCTGATTGAGCCGCTTCAGCGTCGTTGCCTGTGGCTTGATGAGGTCGTCGAAGATCTGGGTCTGAGTGACAGGGTCGACGTGGTGCAGGCCCGCGCTGAGCAGATGGCGGAGACGCTGGATGTTGATGTGGTGACGGCACGTGCTGTGACTGCGATGCGGCAGCTTGTCCCGTTAACTTTGCCGTTGATGCGCGGTGGTGGTGAGCTGATCGCGTTGAAGGGCCGTTCAGCCGCCGCTGAGGTTGAGAAGGCCGCTAAGGTGATCCGTAAATATAAGGGTCGAGACGTGCGTATTGAAACTGTGGGTGAGGAATGGCTCGCCGAGCCGTCTACTGTTGTGCGCGTTACGGTTGATCCTCGCTAG
- a CDS encoding DUF721 domain-containing protein — protein sequence MTREIRERGGTEPGEVELGDVEPDELEAGAVDALMDDAPTVALARARQLALQQGDVRRDAAMVQRAKEKARARKARRARWDDPEAGGRDPVGLGSLLEGMMRARGWSEPVAVGSVVARWPEIVGPEVAAHAVPESFEDSVVVVRCSSTAWATNLQLMQHDLLKRLDAAVGHGVVTQIRVLGPAAPSWRKGPRIAPGGRGPRDTYG from the coding sequence ATGACGCGGGAGATTCGTGAGCGGGGTGGCACTGAACCGGGTGAGGTTGAACTGGGTGACGTTGAGCCGGATGAGCTTGAGGCTGGCGCTGTTGACGCGTTGATGGACGATGCCCCGACGGTGGCGTTGGCTCGGGCGCGTCAGTTGGCTTTGCAGCAGGGCGATGTGCGCAGGGATGCCGCGATGGTTCAGCGGGCTAAGGAGAAGGCTCGGGCTCGGAAGGCGCGTAGGGCTCGGTGGGATGATCCCGAGGCTGGTGGTCGTGATCCGGTGGGGCTGGGGTCCTTGCTAGAAGGCATGATGCGTGCGCGGGGCTGGTCTGAGCCGGTTGCGGTGGGTTCTGTTGTGGCTCGGTGGCCTGAGATTGTGGGGCCGGAGGTTGCGGCCCATGCGGTTCCGGAGTCTTTTGAGGATTCGGTTGTGGTGGTGCGGTGTTCGTCGACGGCCTGGGCGACGAATTTGCAGTTGATGCAGCATGATTTGTTGAAGCGTTTGGATGCCGCGGTAGGGCATGGTGTGGTGACGCAGATTAGGGTCTTAGGGCCGGCTGCGCCGTCGTGGCGTAAGGGTCCGCGGATTGCGCCGGGTGGGCGCGGTCCGCGGGATACGTATGGGTGA
- the dnaA gene encoding chromosomal replication initiator protein DnaA, with translation MSTQDAAADQWRQVVQELRSDSRVTPRQRGYLELAQPQGRVGTTFLVAVPNELTRDAIQNGMSEPLDDALRTVFGQDMLCAFSIDTAIKTHASDNETTSPDNAESQFAESNASSANVDPRLRFDRGEYDDRGEYAPSERHRENFNQQEFDSGRYKKNDQYQDEHEESSQYPQDNGEFVRSEADVQRFQRAAERLDASQGESVPVAQRPAVRPVPQPPSTSAEFGRLNPKYVFDSFVIGSTNKFAHAAAVAVAEAPARAYNPLFIYGGSGLGKTHLLHAIGHYARDLYRGIRVRYVNSEEFTNDFINSIRDDEGTSFKAMYRNVDILLIDDIQFLANKDATQEEFFHTFNALHNHNKQVVITSDLPPKQLSGFEERLRSRFASGVTTDIQPPELETRIAILRKKAEAEGLSVPPEVMEAIASKISTNIRELEGALIRVTAYASLNRQPVTLETAEHVLKDLITDEGAQTLTPETIIHTTAEYFDFTVAELNSKSRTRALVTARQIAMYLLRELTEMSLPKIGELMGGRDHTTVIHAERKIRELMAERREVYNQVTELTNMMRQQQRD, from the coding sequence ATGAGCACTCAGGACGCAGCTGCCGATCAGTGGCGGCAAGTGGTCCAAGAGCTGCGTTCAGACTCACGAGTGACCCCTCGCCAACGCGGATACCTCGAGCTAGCGCAGCCACAAGGCCGTGTGGGAACGACATTCCTCGTCGCAGTCCCCAACGAGCTCACGCGTGACGCGATCCAGAACGGCATGAGCGAACCGCTCGATGACGCGCTACGCACCGTTTTTGGTCAAGACATGCTGTGCGCGTTCTCGATCGACACCGCGATCAAAACACACGCTAGCGATAACGAAACAACCTCTCCTGACAACGCCGAGTCACAGTTCGCTGAATCCAACGCATCTTCAGCGAACGTGGATCCGCGACTTCGTTTCGATCGCGGCGAATACGACGATCGCGGCGAATATGCTCCATCGGAACGGCACCGCGAGAACTTCAACCAGCAAGAGTTCGATAGCGGCCGCTACAAGAAGAACGACCAGTACCAGGACGAGCACGAAGAGTCCTCTCAATATCCGCAGGATAACGGCGAATTCGTACGCTCAGAGGCCGATGTGCAGCGTTTCCAGCGAGCTGCTGAAAGGCTCGATGCAAGCCAGGGCGAGTCGGTGCCCGTAGCGCAGCGGCCTGCTGTACGTCCAGTGCCGCAACCGCCATCGACCTCGGCTGAATTTGGGCGTCTAAACCCTAAGTATGTTTTTGATTCGTTCGTGATCGGTTCTACAAACAAGTTCGCGCACGCGGCTGCAGTTGCTGTGGCGGAGGCCCCTGCCAGGGCGTACAACCCCTTATTCATTTACGGTGGTTCGGGGCTTGGAAAGACGCACTTATTGCACGCCATCGGACACTATGCACGCGATCTGTACCGCGGCATCCGTGTTCGCTACGTCAACTCTGAAGAATTCACTAACGACTTCATCAACTCGATTCGTGATGACGAAGGTACGAGCTTCAAGGCGATGTACCGCAACGTCGACATCCTGTTGATTGACGACATCCAATTCCTCGCGAACAAGGACGCAACGCAGGAAGAGTTCTTCCACACGTTCAACGCGTTGCACAACCACAATAAGCAGGTAGTGATCACCTCTGATCTGCCGCCAAAACAGCTTTCAGGCTTTGAAGAACGCCTGCGTTCACGCTTCGCTTCGGGGGTCACCACTGATATTCAGCCGCCGGAGCTTGAAACGCGTATCGCGATTCTGCGTAAGAAGGCCGAGGCCGAGGGCCTTTCGGTACCGCCGGAAGTCATGGAAGCCATCGCCTCGAAGATTTCCACGAACATTCGTGAACTTGAAGGTGCACTGATTCGTGTGACCGCCTACGCATCGTTGAACCGCCAGCCGGTCACGTTGGAAACTGCGGAGCACGTCCTCAAAGACCTCATTACAGATGAGGGAGCGCAAACGCTCACGCCAGAGACGATCATTCACACGACTGCAGAGTATTTCGACTTCACAGTGGCTGAGCTCAACTCGAAGTCGCGCACCCGTGCTTTGGTCACCGCACGTCAGATCGCCATGTATCTGTTGCGTGAGCTCACTGAAATGTCGCTGCCCAAGATCGGTGAATTGATGGGCGGCCGCGACCACACGACCGTGATCCATGCTGAACGCAAGATTCGCGAGCTCATGGCTGAACGGCGCGAGGTTTACAACCAGGTCACCGAATTGACCAACATGATGCGTCAGCAGCAGCGGGATTAA
- the rpmH gene encoding 50S ribosomal protein L34, whose product MTKRTFQPNNRRRSKKHGFRLRMRTRAGRAILSTRRNKGRKSISA is encoded by the coding sequence GTGACCAAGCGGACTTTCCAGCCGAACAACCGCCGCCGCAGCAAGAAGCACGGCTTCCGCCTGCGCATGCGCACCCGCGCCGGCCGCGCAATCCTCTCGACCCGCCGCAACAAGGGTCGTAAGAGCATCTCTGCCTAA
- a CDS encoding R3H domain-containing nucleic acid-binding protein, giving the protein MKDEQLQDLEATPETETEHASDDAPPQRGNGKSLTMQRLEEEGDAAADYLEELLDIADLDGDIDIEVRGGRVYVSVETEEDDADLQELVGRDGRVLDALQELTRLSVLAHTGQRSRFVLDIAGYRKERGEELKVIAKKAIEAVNASGEAEALEPMTPYERKIVHDVIADAGLVSESEGEGSRRHVVVHPAEDED; this is encoded by the coding sequence ATGAAGGACGAACAGTTGCAGGATCTTGAAGCCACCCCTGAGACCGAAACGGAGCACGCGTCGGACGATGCTCCGCCTCAGCGTGGGAACGGTAAGTCTTTGACGATGCAGCGCCTCGAAGAGGAAGGCGACGCCGCGGCCGACTACCTCGAAGAGCTGCTGGATATCGCTGACCTTGACGGCGACATCGACATTGAGGTCCGCGGTGGCCGGGTCTATGTTTCGGTAGAGACCGAAGAAGACGATGCGGATCTTCAGGAACTCGTGGGCCGTGACGGCCGCGTCTTGGATGCGTTGCAGGAACTGACTCGGTTGTCGGTTCTGGCGCACACTGGTCAGCGTTCGCGTTTCGTTCTTGATATTGCCGGTTACCGTAAGGAACGCGGTGAAGAGCTCAAGGTGATCGCTAAGAAGGCTATTGAGGCGGTCAATGCTTCCGGTGAAGCGGAAGCCTTGGAACCGATGACGCCTTATGAACGCAAGATCGTGCACGACGTCATTGCCGATGCCGGTCTCGTTTCTGAATCTGAGGGTGAAGGTTCACGTCGCCACGTCGTCGTGCATCCTGCTGAGGACGAAGACTAA
- the rnpA gene encoding ribonuclease P protein component, which translates to MRKGNELRNVMRSGTRKGCRNVVVFATPTDNSVPRFGFIVSKKVGNAAVRNKVKRRLRASAWEIIKEGIPNHDVVVRGLPAAANTDYNTLNKDLRNGLRRIGVDIRGTQ; encoded by the coding sequence GTGCGCAAAGGCAATGAACTGCGAAACGTGATGCGTTCCGGTACCCGTAAAGGGTGCCGGAACGTCGTCGTCTTTGCGACACCAACCGATAACTCCGTGCCACGCTTCGGATTCATCGTTTCCAAAAAAGTAGGCAACGCGGCAGTACGAAACAAAGTCAAACGGCGACTACGCGCGAGCGCATGGGAAATCATCAAAGAAGGCATCCCAAACCACGACGTCGTAGTCCGCGGCCTACCCGCCGCAGCGAACACAGACTACAACACCCTTAACAAGGACCTCCGCAACGGACTACGCAGAATCGGGGTGGACATACGTGGCACCCAATAA
- the dnaN gene encoding DNA polymerase III subunit beta, which translates to MKISVDRDVLTEAVTWTARALAPRPATPVLSGILITAANNTLTFEAFDYTTSAHLDVDASIETEGSVLVSGKMLADIARTLPAAPVTLELENSKLTVSCGRSRFHLATMPVDEYPTLPQMPEVLGTVDGSEFARAVSQVSVAAARDETLPILTGIKVEFEDDTMTLLATDRYRLAMREMNWKPAASSVSTSALVKSKTLSDVAKTLGSAGELSICMEENGDIIGFVSGSRRTTTLLVDGDYPKIRSLFPEESLIYASVSTSELIEAVRRVSIVAERNSPVRLQFSDAQVSLDAGSGEEAQAEEAIESQLNGEDITVAFNPPFLSEGLSAFDTDNVQFAFTTAPKPAMLTALDQESGQPDMSFRYLVMPVRLPNA; encoded by the coding sequence GTGAAGATCAGCGTGGATCGTGATGTGCTCACTGAAGCCGTGACTTGGACTGCTCGGGCATTGGCACCTCGTCCAGCGACCCCAGTGCTTTCCGGCATTTTGATCACAGCTGCAAACAACACTCTGACGTTTGAAGCTTTCGACTACACGACCTCAGCTCACCTCGATGTAGACGCCAGCATCGAAACTGAAGGTTCTGTGCTTGTCTCAGGCAAGATGCTTGCCGACATCGCGCGCACGCTTCCTGCAGCTCCAGTGACGCTTGAACTGGAGAATTCCAAGCTCACGGTTTCGTGTGGACGTTCCCGCTTCCACTTGGCGACCATGCCCGTGGATGAGTACCCGACTTTGCCTCAGATGCCAGAGGTTTTGGGCACGGTTGATGGATCGGAGTTCGCTCGCGCTGTTTCTCAGGTTTCGGTTGCTGCAGCTCGTGATGAGACCTTGCCGATTCTGACCGGAATCAAGGTTGAGTTTGAAGACGACACGATGACGTTGTTAGCCACGGACCGTTATCGTCTGGCGATGCGTGAGATGAACTGGAAGCCTGCGGCTTCCAGCGTTTCAACCTCTGCCCTTGTGAAGTCCAAGACGCTGTCCGATGTGGCAAAAACCTTGGGCTCGGCCGGTGAACTCAGCATTTGCATGGAGGAAAACGGCGACATCATTGGTTTCGTTTCGGGTTCGCGCCGCACTACAACTCTGTTGGTGGATGGTGACTACCCGAAGATCCGTTCGCTGTTCCCTGAAGAGTCGCTCATCTATGCCTCGGTTTCTACGTCGGAACTGATCGAGGCAGTTCGTCGCGTATCGATTGTTGCTGAGCGCAATTCTCCTGTGCGTCTTCAGTTCTCTGATGCCCAGGTGTCTCTTGATGCTGGCTCAGGCGAGGAAGCCCAGGCTGAAGAAGCCATTGAAAGCCAGCTCAATGGTGAGGACATCACGGTTGCGTTCAACCCTCCGTTCCTCTCGGAAGGTTTGTCGGCGTTCGATACCGATAACGTCCAGTTCGCGTTCACTACCGCGCCTAAGCCTGCAATGCTTACCGCGCTCGATCAGGAAAGCGGCCAGCCGGATATGTCTTTCCGCTATTTGGTGATGCCGGTGCGTCTGCCTAACGCGTGA
- the yidD gene encoding membrane protein insertion efficiency factor YidD — protein sequence MAPNKNERAARAYHEHAHATDRNRGDHSKPADERSLAEQLGPAPIVPDDQAPSVPWWRHIVDIPRNIIIGFIKLWRQVISPLYGDVCPYYPTCSAYGLEAVTSHGAVKGSWLTVSRIARCNPWTKGGIDPVPPGKRIWPESKVPKIIVLNHPLHSSQPHTAAKE from the coding sequence GTGGCACCCAATAAAAACGAACGTGCAGCACGTGCCTACCACGAGCACGCCCACGCAACGGATCGAAACCGCGGCGACCACAGCAAACCTGCTGACGAACGTAGCCTCGCGGAGCAGCTCGGCCCAGCCCCCATCGTCCCCGACGATCAAGCACCTTCCGTGCCTTGGTGGCGCCACATCGTGGACATTCCACGCAACATCATCATCGGCTTCATCAAACTGTGGCGGCAAGTGATCTCCCCGCTCTACGGAGACGTCTGCCCCTACTACCCAACCTGCTCCGCCTACGGGCTAGAAGCAGTAACAAGCCACGGTGCAGTCAAAGGATCATGGCTCACCGTATCGAGAATCGCTCGGTGCAACCCATGGACCAAAGGGGGAATCGACCCAGTGCCACCCGGCAAACGGATTTGGCCTGAGTCGAAGGTACCGAAGATCATAGTGTTGAACCATCCCCTGCATTCATCTCAGCCGCACACCGCGGCCAAGGAGTAA